From Proteiniborus sp. DW1, one genomic window encodes:
- a CDS encoding PrpF domain-containing protein — protein sequence MEQIKTPVVIMRAGTSKGIFIKEENLPKDPKERDELILKIFGSPDIRQIDGLGGADPLTSKLAIIGPSTREDADVDYTFGQVSYVAPKIDYSGNCGNISAGVGPFAVDEGLVKVEEPFTTVRVHNTNTGKLIIERVEVVNGKAKVTGDYSIAGVPGTGSEIVIDFSDTAGAATGKLLPTGNVIDKIDVTGYGEIEASLVDAANPVVFVRAKDLGLTGIETPSQIDENKAMLATLEEIRGKAAVMMGLVKDWKNAVKEAPAFPMIAFISPAQDYVDFTKGKEISENDVDFVSRLMFMQVVHKTYAGTATICTGAAARIEGTIVNEAMNAKGKGKNEILRIGHPAGVITIEVAASKVDNCWKLEKAAINRTARRIMDGNCYTVK from the coding sequence ATGGAACAGATTAAAACACCTGTTGTTATTATGAGAGCTGGTACAAGTAAGGGAATCTTTATTAAAGAAGAAAATTTACCTAAAGACCCAAAAGAAAGAGATGAACTTATATTAAAAATATTTGGAAGCCCAGACATCAGGCAAATTGATGGCTTAGGTGGGGCAGATCCATTAACTAGCAAACTAGCTATTATAGGACCATCTACAAGAGAAGATGCAGATGTTGACTACACATTTGGACAAGTATCTTATGTAGCACCAAAAATAGATTATTCAGGAAATTGTGGAAATATCTCTGCAGGCGTTGGACCATTTGCAGTAGATGAAGGGCTTGTAAAGGTTGAGGAACCTTTCACAACTGTAAGAGTACACAATACCAATACAGGTAAATTAATAATTGAAAGAGTTGAAGTTGTAAATGGTAAGGCTAAAGTAACAGGAGACTATAGCATAGCTGGAGTTCCTGGAACAGGCTCAGAGATAGTAATTGACTTTTCAGATACAGCTGGGGCAGCAACTGGAAAGCTTCTGCCTACAGGCAATGTAATAGATAAAATAGATGTAACAGGATATGGTGAGATAGAAGCTTCTTTAGTAGATGCAGCAAATCCTGTTGTATTTGTGAGAGCAAAAGATTTGGGCTTAACAGGTATTGAGACACCATCACAAATAGATGAAAATAAAGCGATGTTAGCTACCCTTGAGGAAATAAGAGGAAAGGCTGCTGTTATGATGGGATTAGTAAAGGATTGGAAAAATGCAGTTAAAGAAGCTCCTGCATTTCCAATGATAGCATTTATTTCTCCAGCCCAAGACTATGTTGATTTTACAAAAGGTAAAGAAATAAGCGAAAATGATGTGGACTTTGTTTCAAGACTTATGTTTATGCAAGTTGTTCACAAAACTTATGCTGGCACAGCAACTATCTGTACTGGAGCAGCTGCGAGAATAGAAGGTACAATAGTAAACGAAGCAATGAATGCAAAGGGCAAAGGCAAGAATGAAATTCTTAGAATAGGTCATCCAGCTGGAGTAATAACAATAGAAGTTGCTGCTAGCAAAGTGGATAATTGCTGGAAACTTGAAAAAGCTGCAATAAACAGAACTGCAAGGAGAATCATGGATGGCAACTGTTATACAGTAAAATAA
- a CDS encoding 4Fe-4S binding protein has translation MIEVILDKCKGCSICVKNCPLDAIEVKEKKAYTNENCVSCGICTRVCPFKAIVRTDEQKPETIRCTHCPVGCTIPVGKTGACKRYTNVSGEIIRNRKLVVDAITTIPKTESLPYKPIVTAVGSGTSYPCCRPAPFIVQDNVEGVDVVTVVTEAPLSYSGVKVKIDTNMHIGEEGAKVKRDGKVVGMVTTEEYGAKMLTIGGANLLSNGNDGFIVARTIVDLANGRKVTLKVENGSTLELQQGEAPIIDGLKEKLMRVGCGSATVGLFARYLSKVVDEAIILDYHVIGLLSEHLAGEEVGMKYSGVIPYGVKSTRGRYFGNHGHGWGGTEIVDPINAVVSVNMDIAKPGYKILVTETTGQKAALLEVQANGTVKEIPMTEEVLNAVKLISDTCEESRVSVIYTGGTGGSARGGVTNLPRKLTDAIHGEEVRMTVAGAPVFILPGGGINFMVDVAKMIPEATTWVPTPATVAPVEYTMTRDKYEALGGHTEHIITKDELLKMLGKGE, from the coding sequence ATGATTGAAGTCATACTGGATAAATGTAAAGGATGTAGCATATGTGTTAAAAACTGTCCATTAGATGCTATAGAAGTAAAGGAGAAAAAGGCTTATACAAATGAAAACTGTGTTTCTTGTGGTATTTGTACCAGAGTATGTCCTTTTAAAGCAATTGTAAGAACAGATGAACAAAAACCAGAGACTATAAGGTGTACTCATTGTCCTGTTGGATGTACAATACCAGTAGGCAAAACAGGTGCATGTAAGAGATACACAAATGTTAGTGGAGAAATTATAAGAAATAGAAAGCTAGTTGTTGATGCAATAACAACTATTCCTAAAACAGAAAGTTTGCCTTATAAGCCTATTGTAACAGCGGTAGGTAGCGGGACAAGCTATCCATGCTGTCGTCCTGCGCCATTTATCGTTCAAGATAATGTAGAAGGTGTGGATGTTGTAACTGTTGTAACAGAAGCACCTCTTAGTTATAGTGGTGTGAAAGTTAAGATAGATACTAATATGCACATTGGAGAAGAAGGAGCAAAGGTTAAAAGAGATGGCAAGGTTGTTGGAATGGTAACAACTGAAGAGTATGGTGCAAAAATGCTTACAATAGGTGGTGCTAATCTTCTTAGCAATGGTAATGATGGATTTATTGTCGCTAGGACTATTGTAGACCTTGCAAATGGTAGAAAGGTTACATTAAAAGTAGAAAATGGAAGCACACTAGAACTACAGCAAGGTGAAGCGCCTATTATAGATGGTTTAAAGGAAAAGCTTATGAGGGTAGGCTGTGGTAGTGCAACCGTAGGGCTATTTGCAAGATACTTAAGTAAGGTAGTAGATGAAGCAATAATCTTAGACTACCATGTTATTGGGCTTCTTTCAGAACATCTTGCTGGTGAAGAAGTAGGAATGAAATATAGTGGAGTAATTCCTTATGGAGTTAAAAGTACAAGAGGAAGATACTTTGGAAATCATGGACATGGTTGGGGTGGAACTGAAATAGTAGACCCAATTAATGCAGTAGTATCTGTTAATATGGATATTGCTAAGCCAGGATACAAGATTTTAGTAACTGAAACTACTGGGCAAAAAGCTGCTTTACTAGAAGTCCAAGCAAATGGAACAGTAAAAGAAATACCAATGACAGAGGAAGTATTGAATGCAGTTAAGTTAATATCAGACACCTGTGAAGAGTCACGAGTTTCAGTAATTTACACTGGAGGAACTGGTGGAAGTGCAAGAGGAGGAGTGACTAATCTCCCAAGAAAATTAACTGATGCTATACATGGCGAAGAAGTTAGAATGACTGTAGCTGGTGCTCCTGTATTTATTCTTCCTGGAGGAGGAATAAACTTTATGGTAGATGTGGCAAAGATGATTCCAGAGGCTACAACTTGGGTTCCAACTCCTGCTACTGTAGCCCCAGTTGAGTACACTATGACTAGGGACAAATATGAAGCTCTTGGAGGTCATACAGAGCACATAATCACTAAAGATGAGCTATTAAAAATGCTAGGAAAAGGGGAATAA
- a CDS encoding glutamate mutase L, with protein MQKYDYLIIDIGSTYTKQRLFKDFELVATVQSPTTVENVYKGIKAGQDIIKTTLSESKIESEHVLASSSAAGGLRMVAMGYMTRVTAKAAKEVAMNSGSKILEIVSNENLPEYRIQILKEINPDIILLAGGTDFGDESSLIENAHLIVESKVKGVVIIAGNISAQAEAAQILKAGNVAHLRVPNIMPTIHKLRVKEAREAIHKEFIKQITKAQGLSILQEEITNDKIIPTPGAVLMASELLAKGTYLEKGIGEIIVVDLGGATTDIHSVIPGYANLEDEEIGLIVSNEKQISYRTVEGNLGMRISAMGVIDVVSPKAIFHKRGIKDEKLLEEFIQYCMEVERTPRHIAQNEKEYMFDTLIAETAVEVALKRHAGFISTVADPITGLMPGMPVGRDLRNVNTIIGVGGIFSHRDVSEGKEIIRNALKDKGISLLPNDPKIIIDENYILYTGGLISQIDEDYAFKVLKNSFKL; from the coding sequence ATGCAAAAGTACGATTATTTAATTATAGACATAGGAAGTACTTACACAAAGCAAAGGCTGTTTAAAGACTTTGAATTAGTGGCGACTGTTCAGTCGCCTACTACAGTGGAAAATGTTTATAAAGGAATAAAAGCTGGACAGGACATTATAAAGACAACATTAAGTGAGAGTAAAATAGAATCGGAACATGTTTTAGCTTCTAGTAGTGCAGCAGGTGGACTAAGAATGGTAGCCATGGGATATATGACTAGAGTTACTGCAAAGGCAGCAAAAGAGGTAGCTATGAACTCAGGTTCTAAAATACTGGAGATAGTCTCTAATGAAAATCTACCAGAATACAGAATACAGATTTTAAAGGAAATAAATCCAGATATCATACTTTTAGCTGGTGGAACTGATTTTGGAGATGAATCTTCACTTATAGAAAATGCACATTTAATAGTAGAAAGTAAAGTCAAAGGTGTAGTAATTATAGCTGGTAATATAAGTGCCCAGGCTGAGGCTGCTCAAATATTAAAGGCTGGAAATGTGGCTCATTTAAGAGTTCCAAATATAATGCCCACTATTCATAAGCTAAGAGTAAAGGAAGCTAGAGAAGCCATTCATAAAGAATTCATTAAACAAATTACTAAAGCACAGGGGTTGAGTATATTACAAGAAGAGATTACTAATGATAAAATCATACCTACTCCTGGAGCAGTTTTAATGGCATCTGAGTTACTAGCTAAAGGAACTTATTTAGAAAAAGGAATAGGTGAAATAATCGTAGTTGATTTAGGAGGAGCAACTACTGATATTCACTCAGTAATACCTGGCTATGCTAATCTAGAGGATGAAGAAATCGGTCTTATTGTAAGCAATGAAAAACAGATATCCTATAGAACCGTTGAAGGTAATTTAGGTATGCGTATTAGTGCTATGGGGGTTATAGATGTAGTAAGTCCTAAAGCTATCTTCCACAAAAGAGGAATTAAAGATGAGAAGTTACTAGAAGAGTTTATTCAGTATTGTATGGAGGTAGAAAGGACGCCTAGGCATATAGCGCAGAACGAAAAGGAATATATGTTTGACACACTTATTGCAGAAACAGCCGTTGAAGTAGCTTTGAAAAGGCATGCAGGATTTATCTCTACAGTTGCCGACCCCATAACGGGTCTTATGCCAGGAATGCCAGTGGGTAGAGATTTGAGAAATGTGAACACTATAATCGGCGTTGGAGGGATTTTTTCCCATAGGGATGTTTCAGAAGGAAAAGAGATAATAAGAAATGCATTAAAAGATAAAGGCATTTCGCTCTTACCAAATGATCCGAAAATAATAATTGATGAAAACTATATATTATATACTGGCGGGCTTATATCTCAGATTGATGAAGATTATGCATTTAAGGTACTAAAGAATAGTTTTAAATTATAA
- a CDS encoding amino acid synthesis family protein yields MDIKIRKYYTFVEEIKADGGKEVEGSHKRVSIAVVFENPYAGKYVEDLSPLSDWAASVTPDLVDRALKAAGIEVNEAESYGKAAIVGGNGELEHAAALLHPTLGKPFRDGLGGGKAIIPSAKKMGYPGCAIDVPLHFKDAAFVRTHFDAMEVRVPDAPRDNELVLILSVTNCGRPHPRVGGLQKEEAKCEDGLR; encoded by the coding sequence ATGGATATTAAAATCAGAAAATACTATACTTTTGTAGAAGAAATTAAAGCTGATGGCGGAAAAGAAGTAGAGGGAAGCCATAAAAGAGTATCAATAGCAGTAGTGTTTGAGAATCCATATGCTGGTAAATATGTAGAGGATCTCTCTCCCTTATCTGATTGGGCTGCTTCAGTAACACCAGATTTAGTAGATAGAGCACTAAAAGCAGCAGGTATTGAAGTAAATGAAGCTGAAAGCTACGGGAAAGCTGCTATAGTAGGTGGAAATGGAGAGCTTGAGCATGCGGCAGCACTACTCCATCCAACATTAGGAAAACCATTTAGAGATGGATTAGGTGGAGGAAAGGCAATAATCCCTTCAGCAAAAAAAATGGGTTATCCAGGCTGTGCAATAGATGTTCCACTACATTTTAAAGATGCAGCATTCGTAAGAACACACTTTGATGCAATGGAAGTAAGAGTACCTGATGCTCCAAGAGACAATGAACTAGTGTTGATATTATCAGTAACAAATTGTGGAAGACCTCATCCAAGAGTTGGTGGACTACAAAAAGAAGAAGCTAAATGTGAAGATGGTTTAAGATAA
- a CDS encoding isocitrate lyase/PEP mutase family protein yields MKKTTILRQLLNSKEILVAPGAHDALTARVIEKSGFKAIYMTGYGQAASVLGKPDIGLLSMTEMLDRARKFASAVNIPVIADGDTGFGNAITVMRTVEEYEAAGVAAIQLEDQVAPKRCGHMLGRKVVSLDEMVGKIKAAVAARKDPDFVIIARTDARTIHGIDEAIRRAKAYEEAGADVIFVESVESIEEMKRVNEEIKVPTLANMVEGGRTPLLLNKELEDIGYSLVIYPTASTYVTAKAMFDLMEALKLNGTTAKSIDKMITFSDFNDLVGLGNYAELEDKYVRE; encoded by the coding sequence ATGAAAAAAACTACAATATTAAGACAATTACTAAATTCTAAGGAAATACTAGTAGCTCCAGGAGCACATGATGCATTAACAGCAAGAGTTATAGAAAAATCAGGATTCAAAGCAATATACATGACAGGATATGGACAAGCAGCTAGCGTGTTAGGTAAGCCAGACATTGGCTTATTAAGTATGACTGAAATGTTAGATAGAGCTAGAAAATTTGCAAGTGCAGTAAATATACCGGTTATAGCAGATGGAGATACTGGATTTGGTAATGCCATAACAGTAATGAGAACTGTAGAAGAATATGAAGCAGCAGGGGTTGCAGCTATTCAACTTGAAGATCAGGTTGCACCTAAAAGATGTGGACATATGCTTGGAAGAAAAGTAGTAAGCCTAGATGAAATGGTTGGTAAAATAAAAGCAGCTGTAGCAGCTAGAAAAGATCCAGATTTCGTCATAATAGCTCGTACAGATGCACGTACTATTCATGGAATTGACGAAGCAATAAGAAGAGCGAAGGCTTACGAAGAAGCTGGTGCTGATGTAATATTTGTAGAATCAGTTGAAAGTATAGAGGAAATGAAAAGAGTAAATGAAGAAATCAAGGTTCCTACATTAGCTAACATGGTTGAAGGTGGTAGAACTCCACTTTTATTAAATAAGGAGCTAGAAGATATAGGGTATAGTCTAGTTATTTACCCAACAGCATCAACATACGTAACTGCAAAAGCTATGTTTGATCTAATGGAAGCACTAAAATTAAATGGAACTACTGCAAAAAGTATTGACAAGATGATAACATTCTCAGATTTTAATGATTTAGTAGGATTGGGAAATTATGCAGAGCTTGAAGACAAATATGTAAGGGAATAG
- a CDS encoding cobalamin-dependent protein (Presence of a B(12) (cobalamin)-binding domain implies dependence on cobalamin itself, in one of its several forms, or in some unusual lineages, dependence on a cobalamin-like analog.) produces the protein MAKLRPNTERIIREDIDRIKAYEKAFGVKMPYIDENGEIQGLPDAYPREVNGVVRSGYRLTELGRQAVKTGNPVLNPILGRNSSEETYKESQHMYDMAEKLGVTIFQFVHSEATRHIDPLDGIELIEQSRGKGGITPAGEREFVQMGGGSKHPIRINATGDTTHLNVLNALIAGFDGTDLGPVIHVHFGGRGIHDFRTKVVNGFKAIQICAENNIFVQLDTHKHINNIMGTDGMALAMVLLSEGLAVKAGLDRALSAIQMNVGGINLLADLALVKAFRETIWSEFIIAVPETFQNPPADLIAEQAHFARMAVSAKLAGANFYRPKAAENVGIPTGESMAKAMWATQNVFEGTYKVDIQDPFIDQRKEEIKAEAMAVLTAALKRDKMLRPEEVNAEFWAQYDEHELIDLIVEAGRSGILDTPRAGGWDLKRFVKTNRDKDGIRRYIAGYTPLGVDEKYMPITKENVEVQKETPITKKEKVVLATVGADAHVVGINMVKEAIQKAGYEVIFLRGMNLPETVAEVAAETKASVVGVSNLLGLGITLFPRVAKRLEELGLRDDVVLLAGGRIAEKEEEHAMYEKKIKEEGTGFLGVDNFFGPGTDLDECVKWIEEQLNKKKGK, from the coding sequence ATGGCTAAATTGAGACCAAATACAGAAAGAATTATTAGAGAAGACATAGATAGAATAAAGGCGTACGAAAAAGCTTTCGGTGTTAAGATGCCATATATAGATGAAAACGGAGAAATACAGGGACTACCTGATGCTTATCCAAGAGAGGTTAATGGTGTAGTTCGCAGTGGTTACAGATTAACAGAACTTGGTAGACAAGCTGTTAAAACAGGCAACCCTGTATTAAACCCTATACTTGGAAGAAATAGCTCTGAGGAAACATACAAAGAATCACAACACATGTATGATATGGCTGAAAAGCTTGGCGTTACAATATTTCAGTTTGTACATTCTGAGGCAACAAGGCATATTGATCCCCTTGATGGAATAGAGCTAATAGAACAATCTAGAGGTAAAGGTGGAATCACACCAGCTGGAGAAAGAGAATTCGTTCAAATGGGCGGAGGTTCGAAACACCCAATAAGAATAAATGCTACTGGTGATACTACTCACTTAAATGTGTTAAATGCATTAATAGCTGGATTTGATGGTACAGATTTAGGTCCAGTTATACACGTTCACTTTGGTGGGAGAGGAATCCATGACTTTAGAACAAAGGTAGTAAATGGATTCAAGGCAATCCAAATATGTGCAGAAAACAACATATTTGTTCAGCTTGATACACATAAGCATATTAACAATATAATGGGTACAGATGGAATGGCTTTAGCGATGGTTCTATTATCTGAGGGACTAGCAGTAAAAGCAGGATTGGATAGAGCCTTAAGTGCTATTCAAATGAATGTAGGTGGGATTAACTTACTTGCAGATTTGGCTTTAGTAAAGGCATTTAGAGAGACTATCTGGAGTGAATTTATTATAGCAGTACCAGAAACCTTCCAAAACCCACCAGCAGATCTTATTGCAGAACAAGCTCATTTTGCTAGAATGGCAGTCTCAGCTAAATTAGCAGGAGCAAACTTCTATAGACCAAAGGCTGCAGAAAATGTAGGTATTCCAACTGGTGAATCAATGGCTAAGGCAATGTGGGCTACACAAAATGTATTTGAGGGAACATATAAAGTGGATATTCAGGATCCATTTATAGACCAAAGAAAAGAAGAAATAAAGGCTGAAGCAATGGCGGTATTAACAGCTGCATTAAAAAGAGATAAAATGCTAAGACCAGAAGAGGTAAATGCAGAATTCTGGGCTCAATATGATGAACATGAGCTTATTGACCTAATAGTAGAGGCTGGTAGAAGTGGTATATTAGATACCCCAAGAGCAGGAGGTTGGGATCTAAAGAGATTTGTTAAGACAAATAGAGACAAAGATGGTATCAGAAGGTATATAGCAGGCTATACTCCACTAGGAGTAGATGAAAAGTATATGCCTATTACTAAAGAAAATGTAGAAGTTCAAAAAGAAACTCCAATAACAAAAAAAGAAAAAGTAGTTTTAGCAACTGTAGGTGCAGATGCCCACGTAGTTGGAATCAATATGGTAAAAGAGGCAATACAAAAAGCAGGATACGAAGTAATATTCCTAAGGGGAATGAATCTACCAGAAACAGTAGCTGAAGTTGCAGCTGAAACTAAGGCAAGTGTTGTTGGAGTAAGTAACTTATTAGGACTTGGAATAACCTTATTCCCTAGAGTAGCTAAAAGACTTGAAGAACTTGGGCTAAGAGATGATGTAGTACTTCTAGCTGGCGGTAGAATTGCAGAAAAAGAAGAAGAACATGCTATGTATGAGAAAAAAATCAAAGAAGAGGGAACAGGTTTCCTTGGAGTTGATAACTTCTTTGGACCAGGAACAGACCTTGATGAATGTGTTAAATGGATAGAAGAACAGTTAAATAAAAAGAAAGGTAAATAA
- a CDS encoding amidohydrolase family protein — protein sequence MSRLGIKNIGILVTGDVKNPISNATTIIVEDGKILKIGDERLLDEFRCDKIVDAKGTTVAPGFIDSHVHPVLGDFTPRQSTIGFINSSLHGGVTTMISAGEAHTPGRPKDPAGTKALAILGHKSSKNARPGGVKLHGGALILEKGLVEKDFEELAKEGVWLVGEVGLGSVNSPDLAAPMVKWAKKNGFKVMMHTGGTSIPGSSTITADDVIKTDPDVVSHINGGPTAIAPEEVDKIIENTNMALELVQCGNYKVMKHTVNMVKARGQLERLIVGNDSPSGSGIIPLGILRTMSYVASETDATAAEAICFATGNTAKVYGLNVGFIEEGREADFVIMDAPLGSIGEDSLKALEAGDIPGVSMVIIDGEVMFIKSKNTPPATHSAVIC from the coding sequence ATGTCAAGATTAGGTATTAAAAATATTGGAATTTTAGTGACAGGAGATGTAAAAAATCCTATTTCAAATGCAACCACAATTATAGTAGAAGATGGTAAAATTCTAAAAATAGGAGATGAAAGACTCTTAGATGAATTTAGATGTGACAAAATAGTAGATGCGAAAGGAACAACTGTAGCACCTGGCTTTATTGATTCACATGTTCATCCTGTATTAGGAGACTTTACACCTAGACAAAGTACAATTGGGTTTATAAATAGCTCTTTACATGGTGGAGTAACTACAATGATTTCAGCAGGAGAAGCTCATACTCCTGGTAGACCAAAGGACCCAGCAGGAACTAAGGCGTTAGCTATATTAGGACATAAAAGCTCAAAAAATGCAAGACCAGGAGGAGTAAAGCTTCATGGTGGGGCCTTAATTCTTGAAAAAGGATTAGTTGAAAAAGACTTTGAAGAACTTGCAAAAGAAGGTGTTTGGTTAGTAGGAGAAGTAGGTCTTGGCTCAGTGAATAGTCCTGATTTAGCAGCACCAATGGTAAAGTGGGCTAAGAAAAATGGCTTTAAAGTTATGATGCACACAGGTGGAACTTCAATTCCTGGAAGTAGCACTATAACAGCAGATGATGTTATAAAAACAGACCCAGACGTGGTTTCACATATAAATGGTGGGCCTACTGCAATAGCACCAGAAGAAGTTGACAAAATAATTGAAAACACTAATATGGCTTTAGAACTTGTACAATGTGGAAACTATAAGGTAATGAAACATACTGTTAATATGGTGAAAGCAAGAGGTCAATTAGAGAGACTTATTGTTGGAAACGACTCTCCATCAGGTTCAGGTATAATACCTCTAGGCATTTTAAGAACTATGTCATATGTAGCTTCAGAAACAGATGCCACAGCTGCAGAAGCTATTTGCTTTGCAACAGGTAATACAGCTAAGGTTTATGGATTAAATGTTGGATTTATAGAAGAAGGAAGAGAAGCAGATTTTGTAATCATGGATGCACCATTAGGTTCAATAGGTGAAGATTCCTTAAAGGCTTTAGAAGCAGGAGACATTCCAGGAGTATCAATGGTAATAATAGATGGAGAAGTAATGTTTATAAAGAGCAAAAATACACCACCTGCAACTCATAGTGCAGTTATCTGTTAA
- a CDS encoding aconitase/3-isopropylmalate dehydratase large subunit family protein — MNIIERIIAKKANKESVRVGEELSVKIDLAIAHDVTGPLAIEQFLKIGCNEVFDKDKVVFVMDHNIPCSSVDSRIQHRTIHEFCDRFGAKMYKRAEGVIHQVVHEEGLYKKGDIIVGADSHTCTAGAFGAVAIPLGSTELAAVMALGELDLEVPETYLINIDGKLNPGVYGKDIILYIIGRFGTNGFTDKAVIISGSTILGLSNDDKMTISNMMIEMGAMIGFIDQGDEEIGKVKVVYNINAANIPPVVACPSSPGNVRAIKEIEGIKINQAVIGSCTNGRLSDMRIAAEVLKGRKIAHGVNMVIVPASKRILDKMEEEGLTKIFREAGAIVTNPGCGPCFGAHQGLLSKDDVAISSTNRNFPGRMGHKEAKIYLASPRTVAESAIRGCITCPGTVIPLEG, encoded by the coding sequence TTGAACATTATAGAAAGAATTATCGCAAAAAAGGCTAATAAGGAAAGTGTTAGGGTTGGAGAGGAGCTAAGTGTGAAAATCGATTTAGCAATAGCTCATGATGTTACTGGTCCTTTAGCAATAGAGCAATTTTTAAAAATAGGATGTAATGAGGTATTTGATAAGGACAAAGTTGTATTTGTAATGGATCATAACATTCCTTGTTCATCAGTTGATTCTAGAATTCAACATAGGACAATACATGAGTTTTGTGATAGATTTGGCGCTAAAATGTACAAGAGAGCTGAAGGGGTTATCCATCAGGTCGTACATGAAGAAGGCCTATATAAAAAAGGAGATATAATTGTAGGAGCTGATTCTCATACTTGTACAGCAGGAGCTTTTGGAGCAGTGGCTATACCACTAGGTTCAACTGAGCTTGCAGCAGTTATGGCTTTAGGAGAACTTGACTTAGAAGTACCAGAAACTTATCTGATTAATATTGATGGAAAATTAAATCCTGGTGTTTATGGAAAAGATATTATCTTATATATAATAGGCAGGTTTGGGACAAATGGATTTACAGATAAAGCAGTTATTATTAGTGGAAGTACAATATTGGGACTAAGCAATGATGATAAGATGACAATCTCCAATATGATGATAGAAATGGGTGCTATGATTGGTTTTATAGACCAAGGAGACGAAGAAATTGGTAAAGTAAAGGTTGTGTATAATATAAATGCAGCTAATATTCCTCCTGTGGTCGCTTGTCCTTCATCACCAGGAAATGTAAGGGCCATTAAGGAAATAGAAGGGATAAAGATAAATCAAGCAGTTATCGGAAGCTGTACAAATGGTAGACTGTCAGATATGAGAATAGCTGCTGAAGTATTAAAGGGTAGAAAGATTGCCCATGGAGTAAATATGGTAATAGTTCCAGCTTCAAAGAGAATCTTAGATAAAATGGAAGAAGAAGGGCTAACAAAGATATTTAGAGAAGCAGGAGCAATAGTTACTAATCCTGGATGTGGACCATGCTTTGGGGCACATCAAGGGCTACTATCAAAAGATGATGTAGCCATATCTTCAACAAATAGAAATTTCCCAGGAAGAATGGGACATAAGGAAGCAAAGATTTATTTAGCTTCTCCTAGAACAGTTGCAGAAAGTGCTATAAGAGGATGTATTACATGTCCTGGCACAGTAATTCCATTGGAGGGGTAG
- a CDS encoding 3-isopropylmalate dehydratase, whose amino-acid sequence MDKIKGKAFMLDENVDTDQILPGYAMSYPVEELKKVTLKGSIIPDFPERVKPGDIIIADHNFGCGSSREQAPVALKSSGVGIIIAKSFARIFRRNAINIGLPVVTCEYIREIRKEAKENDEFEVDLIKGTITNLRTQNQYKLNQLSETTLETLKAGGLINKVRQKLMKRGAI is encoded by the coding sequence ATGGACAAGATAAAAGGAAAAGCATTTATGCTTGATGAAAATGTCGATACAGATCAAATACTTCCTGGATATGCCATGAGCTATCCAGTAGAAGAATTGAAAAAGGTCACACTAAAAGGAAGTATAATTCCAGATTTCCCAGAGAGAGTTAAACCAGGGGACATAATAATAGCTGATCATAACTTTGGATGTGGTTCTAGCAGAGAACAGGCACCTGTAGCACTAAAAAGCTCTGGAGTAGGAATAATCATAGCTAAATCATTTGCAAGAATCTTTAGGAGGAATGCGATAAATATCGGACTTCCAGTAGTGACTTGTGAGTATATAAGGGAAATTAGAAAAGAAGCAAAAGAAAATGATGAGTTTGAAGTAGATTTAATTAAAGGCACAATAACTAACTTGAGAACACAAAATCAGTACAAATTAAATCAACTCTCTGAAACCACACTTGAAACACTAAAAGCAGGTGGACTGATTAATAAAGTTAGACAAAAACTTATGAAAAGGGGTGCTATCTAA